From Hartmannibacter diazotrophicus, a single genomic window includes:
- a CDS encoding DUF6456 domain-containing protein: MSIAETNDPRRRPLSPSHPALQPPFQETHRPSSDSMHSRPASAASPGAGAGPATLASDDASAAGLLALIRMVCAAYRIGPSRLLDHRRAARALRPAYHDVIYLARVHLDMPAAAIARALSRDATLVCHVCRRIEMDRDDPETDRRLDALAAGIDALLAAGQAANPLPSQSSTETDMTISKARLSRTTVITEDGEALTLEVDLGESPLGWLRSRKDKSGQPLIDDAAFAAGERFRRDFTVAGLEYRTTMNWEALASGGLAHRSAGQHDALTVGEAAMAARKRLSGAIEAVGPDLGDVLLDVCAFLKPLTEVERQRGWPARSAKLMLLTALNALARHYRLRPATPAGHSRSGNSIRHWGTSDYRPKP; this comes from the coding sequence GTGAGCATTGCCGAGACCAACGATCCGCGCCGCCGGCCCCTTTCCCCGTCGCATCCAGCCCTTCAGCCACCCTTTCAGGAAACGCATCGACCGTCGTCCGATTCCATGCATTCCCGCCCGGCGTCCGCTGCCTCGCCGGGCGCAGGCGCCGGTCCTGCCACGCTTGCTTCCGACGATGCCTCGGCCGCCGGTCTCCTGGCCCTCATCCGCATGGTCTGCGCCGCCTATCGGATCGGTCCCTCCCGCCTCCTCGACCACCGCCGAGCCGCCCGGGCCCTCCGCCCGGCCTATCACGATGTCATCTATCTCGCCCGCGTTCACCTCGACATGCCCGCCGCGGCTATCGCCCGGGCCCTGTCACGGGATGCAACGCTCGTCTGCCATGTCTGCCGAAGGATCGAGATGGACCGCGACGACCCGGAAACGGACCGCCGGCTCGATGCGCTCGCTGCCGGCATAGATGCCCTTCTTGCCGCCGGACAGGCAGCCAATCCCCTTCCCTCCCAGTCCAGCACGGAGACCGACATGACGATCAGCAAGGCCCGCCTTTCCCGAACGACCGTGATCACCGAAGACGGCGAGGCCCTGACCCTCGAGGTGGATCTTGGCGAAAGCCCGCTTGGCTGGCTGCGCAGCCGCAAGGACAAGTCCGGTCAACCGTTGATCGACGATGCCGCCTTTGCGGCCGGTGAGCGTTTCCGGCGGGATTTTACGGTCGCCGGGCTGGAATACCGCACGACGATGAACTGGGAGGCGCTCGCGTCCGGCGGGCTGGCACATCGGTCGGCAGGACAGCATGACGCCCTGACGGTGGGCGAGGCGGCGATGGCGGCCCGCAAACGGCTTTCGGGCGCCATCGAGGCTGTCGGGCCGGACCTTGGCGACGTTCTGCTCGATGTCTGCGCCTTCCTGAAACCGTTGACGGAGGTCGAACGGCAGCGGGGGTGGCCGGCGCGCTCGGCCAAGCTGATGCTTCTCACCGCACTCAACGCGCTTGCCCGGCACTATCGGCTGCGCCCCGCGACGCCGGCCGGGCACAGCCGCTCAGGCAACAGCATTCGGCATTGGGGAACGAGCGACTATCGGCCTAAGCCATGA
- a CDS encoding DUF2336 domain-containing protein: MTQQTSFRDSRGAIGSRDETSSSSLLLTAAELFVSENEHTAEEIRIFEELVLPLLRTTGPAERAKVARRLGRHPDLPQIVARALLFAEPEVAAILLAVAPDLAEIDLLALCSSGSMPHLHALAGRRKLPASVVDSLCERLDNRGRLILASNESQRLTRKAIPLLVHEARDNPDLANALAARIDVEDQDLIPLFLDLDDRGRRRIHRALEILALRDFASHRPAPRPPILTRAFLQDLGRAAARHDMGALAMMLGDHLELDADYVRDLLVDRGGEPLTVALKAAGLDEAAATRIILFSGSADHRSYFEVRALVDLYNQITLRAASQLLHLWHEAGLKRASVPQALPSHQPLSEAGSPVHRPAAAQAPSLPAASTERPGLAPFRRLG; this comes from the coding sequence ATGACACAACAGACATCTTTCCGTGATTCACGCGGCGCCATCGGGTCCAGGGACGAGACGTCCTCCTCGTCCCTGCTTCTGACGGCAGCGGAGCTCTTCGTTTCCGAAAACGAGCATACGGCGGAGGAAATCCGCATTTTCGAGGAACTGGTGCTGCCGCTGCTGCGCACGACGGGCCCCGCGGAGCGGGCAAAGGTCGCCCGGCGCCTCGGACGGCATCCGGATCTGCCACAGATCGTCGCCCGGGCCCTTCTGTTCGCCGAACCCGAAGTCGCGGCGATCCTGCTCGCCGTCGCGCCCGACCTTGCGGAAATCGACCTGCTCGCCCTGTGCAGTTCCGGCTCGATGCCGCATCTCCATGCGCTGGCCGGACGGCGCAAGCTGCCGGCTTCCGTCGTCGACAGCCTTTGCGAGCGCCTCGACAACCGCGGCCGCCTCATCCTCGCAAGCAACGAGAGCCAGCGCCTGACCCGCAAGGCCATCCCGCTCCTCGTCCACGAGGCGCGGGACAATCCCGATCTCGCCAATGCTCTGGCCGCCCGGATCGACGTGGAGGATCAGGATCTCATCCCGCTCTTCCTCGACCTTGACGACAGGGGCCGCCGCCGGATCCACCGTGCGCTCGAAATCCTCGCCCTGCGCGATTTCGCCAGCCATCGCCCCGCTCCCCGTCCGCCGATCCTCACCCGCGCCTTCCTGCAGGATCTCGGCCGCGCCGCGGCCCGGCACGACATGGGCGCGCTTGCCATGATGCTCGGCGACCATCTGGAACTTGACGCCGACTATGTGCGCGATCTCCTCGTCGACCGGGGCGGCGAACCGTTGACCGTGGCGCTCAAGGCCGCCGGCCTCGACGAAGCCGCGGCGACCCGCATCATCCTCTTCTCCGGTTCCGCCGATCACCGCAGCTATTTCGAGGTGCGGGCACTCGTCGACCTCTACAATCAGATCACGCTTCGGGCCGCGAGCCAGTTGCTCCATCTGTGGCACGAGGCCGGTCTCAAGCGGGCGAGCGTGCCGCAGGCGCTGCCGTCGCACCAGCCGCTTTCCGAGGCCGGGTCGCCCGTCCATCGGCCGGCCGCGGCGCAGGCGCCCTCGCTTCCGGCAGCCTCGACCGAGCGTCCGGGTCTTGCCCCCTTCCGGCGTCTCGGCTGA